A genome region from Erigeron canadensis isolate Cc75 chromosome 3, C_canadensis_v1, whole genome shotgun sequence includes the following:
- the LOC122592376 gene encoding putative uncharacterized protein DDB_G0290521 encodes MNNFCNAVVLFLVITFTGLLSCTHSNNDQEIAMVVDHDNLSTQHELDQKISKADNREVQTRRLKLENGKLLTLLRPNGRENCVGIDQKCWFDEDCCVGLYCSSETIGSGTCQQPEPEPEPEPEPEPEPKPEPEPEPEPEPEPEPEPEPEPEPEPEPEPEPEPEPEPEPEPEPEPEPEPEPEPSPSGCIGVGQSCGALLRCCDGLYCDYGFVPLIGKCKANKVLASLQ; translated from the exons ATGAACAACTTTTGTAATGCAGTGGTGTTGTTTTTAGTTATCACGTTCACGGGCTTGCTTTCGTGTACCCACTCCAACAATGATCAAGAGATCGCGATGGTTGTTGACCACGATAATCTATCGACACAACATGAGTTGGATCAGAAGATAAGTAAG GCCGACAATCGTGAAGTTCAAACTCGGCGACTCAAGTTGGAAAATGGGAAATTATTGACGCTTTTGCGGCCGAATGGGAGAGAAAATTGTGTTGGCATTGACCAGAAATGTTGGTTTGACGAGGATTGCTGCGTTGGCTTATATTGTAGTAGCGAAACAATAGGTAGCGGAACATGCCAGCAGCCTGAGCCTGAGCCTGAGCCAGAACCTGAGCCTGAGCCTGAGCCTAAACCCGAACCTGAGCCAGAGCCAGAGCCAGAGCCAGAGCCAGAACCTGAGCCTGAGCCAGAGCCTGAGCCAGAGCCAGAGCCAGAGCCTGAGCCTGAGCCTGAGCCTGAGCCTGAGCCTGAGCCtgaacccgaacccgaacctGAGCCTGAGCCTGAACCAAGTCCAAGTGGTTGTATTGGCGTTGGCCAGTCATGTGGAGCGCTTCTCCGTTGCTGTGATGGCTTATACTGTGATTATGGGTTTGTACCTCTTATCGGAAAATGCAAAGCCAATAAGGTCCTTGCCAGTTTGCAATGA